Proteins encoded within one genomic window of Xylophilus sp. GOD-11R:
- a CDS encoding zeta toxin family protein: MIAALAQPRLRVFAGPNGSGKSTIQHLLRPRWIGAYVNADDIERSLGSVDGLRLADFGLSTEPAVLRRRLADHLHGSGFLRKHGLEGVAGHLTLASDAALRLPRGAINSYVAAVLADAIRRELLAQGSTFTFETVMSSPDKIAFMRDAQEQGYRTYLYFVATDDPAINIQRVKLRVQQGGHDVPEDKIRSRYRRSIDLLDAACTAANRAYIFDNSGKAHQWIAEVTDGDELQLHAREMPAWFVRTALWQSFEPHP, translated from the coding sequence GTGATCGCGGCGCTCGCGCAGCCGCGGCTCCGGGTTTTCGCCGGACCCAACGGGTCCGGAAAAAGCACCATCCAGCACCTGCTGCGGCCCCGGTGGATCGGGGCCTATGTCAATGCGGACGACATCGAAAGGTCGCTCGGCAGCGTCGACGGTCTTCGGCTCGCGGATTTCGGCCTGTCCACCGAGCCGGCGGTGCTTCGCCGGCGGCTGGCGGACCACCTGCACGGCTCCGGCTTTCTGCGCAAGCACGGCCTCGAAGGCGTGGCCGGCCACCTGACGCTGGCATCGGACGCGGCGCTTCGACTGCCGAGGGGCGCGATCAATTCGTATGTCGCGGCCGTGCTGGCAGACGCCATCCGGCGCGAGCTGCTCGCCCAGGGCAGCACCTTCACCTTCGAGACGGTCATGTCCTCGCCCGACAAGATCGCCTTCATGCGCGATGCCCAGGAACAGGGTTACCGGACCTACCTGTATTTCGTGGCGACCGACGATCCGGCGATCAACATCCAGCGGGTGAAACTGCGGGTGCAGCAAGGCGGCCACGACGTGCCGGAGGACAAGATCCGGTCACGGTACCGGCGCTCCATCGATTTGCTCGACGCTGCCTGCACCGCCGCCAATCGCGCCTACATCTTCGACAACTCCGGCAAGGCCCACCAGTGGATCGCCGAAGTCACCGACGGCGACGAGCTCCAGCTGCACGCCCGGGAAATGCCGGCCTGGTTCGTCCGCACCGCGCTCTGGCAGTCGTTCGAGCCGCACCCGTGA
- a CDS encoding flagellin, with amino-acid sequence MASTINTNIASMTAQRNLASSQTTLSTAMQRLSSGLRVNSAKDDAAGLAIAERMNTQVKGLTVASRNANDGISLAQTAEGALSKVGDMLQRMRELAVQAGNATNSASDRKALQAEVSQLSSEIDRVAKTTTFNGTKILDGSFAGAVFQVGANAGDNISIGALADARGSSLGSIAFAESSVTNIDTAAVTTGYASPIAAGDISISVNGTTISLDAIGSASSGSERLGQVAAAINARTADTGVTAFVTKQDNGSFNIEFRSDKQDISTNTPTAAIPTIAFSGTAAQSTVGFAAPTFAAAATTAETQGIDSIDIGTQAGAWTALKKIDAAIDAANSSRADLGALQSRFENAISTIAVQNENISASRGRIVDADFAVETANLSRAQILQQAGTAMVAQANQLPQSVLQLLK; translated from the coding sequence ATGGCATCCACCATCAATACGAACATCGCTTCGATGACCGCTCAGCGGAATCTGGCGAGCTCCCAAACCACCCTGTCCACCGCGATGCAGCGCCTGTCCTCGGGCCTGCGTGTCAACAGCGCCAAGGACGACGCAGCGGGCCTGGCCATCGCCGAACGCATGAACACCCAGGTCAAGGGCCTGACGGTGGCATCGCGCAACGCCAACGACGGCATTTCGCTGGCTCAAACGGCCGAAGGCGCGCTGAGCAAGGTCGGCGACATGCTGCAGCGCATGCGTGAACTGGCCGTTCAGGCCGGCAACGCCACCAACAGCGCCAGCGACCGCAAGGCCCTGCAGGCCGAAGTGAGCCAGCTGTCCTCGGAAATCGACCGTGTCGCCAAGACCACCACATTCAACGGCACCAAGATCCTCGACGGCTCCTTCGCTGGCGCCGTGTTCCAGGTCGGCGCCAACGCCGGCGACAACATCTCCATCGGCGCACTGGCCGACGCCCGCGGCTCCAGCCTGGGCTCCATCGCCTTCGCCGAGTCGAGCGTCACCAACATCGACACCGCTGCCGTCACCACCGGCTACGCCTCGCCGATCGCCGCCGGCGACATCTCGATCAGCGTCAACGGCACCACGATCAGCCTCGACGCCATCGGTTCGGCCTCCTCCGGCTCCGAACGCCTGGGCCAGGTCGCCGCCGCGATCAACGCCAGGACCGCCGACACCGGCGTGACCGCCTTCGTGACCAAGCAGGACAACGGCAGCTTCAATATCGAGTTCCGTTCGGACAAGCAGGACATCAGCACCAACACGCCGACCGCCGCGATCCCGACCATCGCCTTCTCGGGCACCGCCGCGCAGTCGACCGTAGGCTTCGCCGCCCCGACCTTCGCAGCCGCCGCCACCACCGCCGAAACCCAGGGCATCGACAGCATCGACATCGGCACCCAGGCCGGTGCCTGGACCGCGCTCAAGAAGATCGACGCGGCGATCGACGCGGCCAACTCCTCGCGCGCCGACCTCGGCGCCCTGCAGAGCCGCTTCGAGAACGCCATCTCCACCATCGCGGTGCAGAACGAGAACATCTCCGCATCGCGCGGCCGCATCGTGGATGCCGACTTCGCAGTGGAAACCGCCAACCTGTCGCGTGCCCAGATCCTGCAGCAGGCCGGCACCGCCATGGTGGCGCAGGCCAACCAGCTCCCGCAGAGCGTGCTGCAACTGCTGAAGTAA
- a CDS encoding SDR family NAD(P)-dependent oxidoreductase codes for MAIANPFTLEGKRVLVTGASSGIGQAIALGVASMGAEVLALGRDAARLDETLERLRAASPAAHAVCQADLTQPEGVTAAAAAVTAPLDGVVHAAGISRLSPFRQMTLAHLREVQSINVEGPLLLTQAILRRNLVAAGGSILFISSIAAHIGVPGVGAYSASKAALIAATRCLAMEVAKRKIRANCLSPSLVVTPLFELAMQTAGEDSMARQEANHPLGFGRPEDVANAAVFFLSDASRWITGTTLVMDGGLTVT; via the coding sequence ATGGCCATCGCCAACCCGTTCACCCTCGAAGGCAAACGCGTGCTGGTGACCGGTGCCAGCTCCGGCATCGGCCAGGCCATCGCGCTGGGCGTGGCGTCCATGGGCGCTGAAGTGCTGGCCCTGGGCCGCGACGCCGCCCGGCTCGACGAAACCCTGGAGCGCCTGCGCGCCGCCTCGCCCGCCGCGCACGCCGTGTGCCAGGCCGACCTGACCCAGCCCGAAGGCGTGACCGCCGCCGCCGCCGCCGTCACCGCGCCGCTCGACGGCGTGGTGCACGCAGCCGGCATCTCGCGCCTTTCGCCGTTTCGCCAGATGACCCTGGCGCACCTGCGCGAAGTGCAGTCGATCAACGTCGAAGGCCCGCTGCTGCTGACCCAGGCCATCCTGCGCCGCAACCTGGTGGCCGCCGGCGGCTCGATCCTGTTCATTTCCTCCATCGCCGCGCACATCGGCGTGCCGGGCGTCGGCGCCTATTCGGCCAGCAAGGCCGCGCTGATCGCCGCCACCCGCTGCCTGGCGATGGAAGTCGCCAAACGCAAGATTCGCGCGAACTGCCTGTCGCCCTCGCTGGTCGTCACGCCGCTGTTCGAGCTCGCCATGCAGACCGCCGGCGAAGACTCCATGGCGCGCCAGGAGGCCAACCATCCGCTGGGCTTCGGCCGGCCGGAAGACGTGGCCAACGCTGCGGTGTTCTTTCTGTCCGACGCCAGCCGCTGGATCACCGGCACCACGCTCGTGATGGACGGCGGCCTCACCGTGACCTGA
- a CDS encoding acyl carrier protein: MATVTIDQFIENFVSAVDFQDAVEITPETELRSLPEWDSLAALGVIVMFDVEYGKTVVGDDLKRSVTVADLYQLLG; encoded by the coding sequence ATGGCCACCGTCACGATCGACCAATTCATCGAAAACTTCGTCAGCGCCGTCGACTTCCAGGACGCGGTGGAGATCACGCCGGAGACCGAGCTGCGCAGCCTGCCCGAATGGGATTCGTTGGCCGCCCTCGGCGTGATCGTCATGTTCGACGTCGAGTACGGCAAGACCGTGGTGGGCGACGACCTCAAGCGCTCGGTCACCGTCGCCGACCTCTACCAGCTGCTCGGCTGA
- a CDS encoding ketoacyl-ACP synthase III — MAYALLEKVRFAGLASAVPRHSVSNLDCPPEQRSERERLVRNIGIAHRRQSAAEVCFSDLAQAAAENLIAELGWQKDEIDALLVVTQSPDYPYPGTGILLQDRLGLPHSCLAFDINLGCSGYPYGLFVAGSMLSAGRLKKVLVLVGDKSTNPNSKDQGFAVLFSDAATATALEYDESAPPMHFDMFSDGAGYQAIYCPAGGNRNPIKPEHLQETTNAEGITRRAVDIVLDGPAILNFSITRIPPAVQALLGKAGAEAEQIDYFFFHQANRMINETIRKKLRLPEEKVPTTLYDYGNTSSASIPLTMTVHAREALQHGGGRKVLMSGFGVGLSWASAILDIAGAKMLPLVEI, encoded by the coding sequence ATGGCCTACGCCCTGCTCGAAAAGGTCCGCTTCGCCGGCCTTGCCAGCGCCGTGCCCCGGCACAGTGTCTCCAACCTCGACTGCCCGCCCGAGCAGCGCTCCGAGCGCGAGCGCCTGGTGCGCAACATCGGCATCGCGCACCGGCGCCAGTCGGCGGCCGAGGTGTGTTTTTCGGATCTGGCGCAGGCCGCCGCGGAAAACCTGATCGCCGAGCTCGGCTGGCAGAAGGACGAGATCGACGCCCTGCTGGTGGTCACCCAGTCGCCCGACTATCCCTATCCCGGCACCGGCATCCTGCTGCAGGACCGCCTGGGCCTGCCGCACAGCTGCCTGGCTTTCGACATCAACCTGGGCTGCTCCGGCTATCCCTACGGCCTGTTCGTGGCGGGCAGCATGCTGTCGGCCGGCCGCCTGAAGAAGGTGCTGGTGCTGGTGGGCGACAAGTCGACCAATCCCAATTCCAAGGACCAGGGTTTCGCGGTGCTGTTCAGCGACGCGGCCACGGCCACCGCGCTGGAATACGACGAGAGCGCGCCGCCGATGCATTTCGACATGTTCAGCGACGGCGCCGGATACCAGGCCATCTACTGCCCGGCCGGCGGCAACCGCAACCCGATCAAGCCGGAGCACCTGCAGGAAACCACCAACGCCGAAGGCATCACCCGGCGCGCGGTCGACATCGTGCTGGACGGCCCGGCCATCCTCAATTTCTCCATCACCCGCATTCCGCCGGCGGTGCAGGCGCTGCTCGGCAAGGCCGGTGCCGAGGCGGAGCAGATCGACTATTTCTTCTTTCACCAGGCCAACCGGATGATCAACGAGACCATCCGCAAGAAGCTGCGCCTGCCGGAGGAAAAAGTGCCGACCACGCTCTACGACTACGGCAACACCAGCTCGGCCTCGATCCCGCTGACGATGACGGTGCATGCCCGCGAAGCACTGCAGCATGGCGGTGGCCGCAAGGTGCTGATGAGCGGTTTCGGCGTCGGCCTGTCGTGGGCCAGCGCCATCCTCGACATCGCCGGCGCGAAGATGCTGCCGCTGGTGGAGATCTGA
- a CDS encoding flagellin, which translates to MASTINTNVASLTAQRNLATSQSSLSTAMQRLSSGLRVNSAKDDAAGLAISERMNTQVKGLTVASRNSNDGISLAQTAEGALGKVGDMLQRMRELAVQSGNATNSASDRKALQAEVSQLSSEIDRVAKTTTFNGAKILDGSFAGAVFQVGANSGDNITVGALANAKGADLGTVAFAQNSQASIDATTITGYNTEIAAGTLTIDVGSTTVSLDKIAAASSGSERLGQVAAAINAKTADTGVTAFVTKKDDGTFSLEMRSDAMDTSAATPTATTVTLGGFTAANSGVTMTTLTAASSDDDTKGVESIDIGTQAGAWTALKKIDAAIDSVNSSRADLGALQTRFENAVSNIAIQSENISAARGRIVDADFATETANLSRSQILQQAGTAMVAQANQLPQGVLSLLR; encoded by the coding sequence ATGGCCTCTACCATCAACACCAACGTCGCTTCGCTGACCGCTCAGCGGAACCTCGCAACTTCCCAGTCGTCGCTGTCCACCGCGATGCAGCGCCTGTCTTCCGGCCTGCGCGTGAACAGCGCCAAGGACGACGCTGCCGGTCTGGCGATTTCCGAACGCATGAACACCCAGGTCAAGGGCCTGACGGTGGCATCGCGCAACTCCAACGACGGCATCTCGCTGGCGCAGACCGCTGAAGGCGCGCTGGGCAAGGTCGGCGACATGCTGCAGCGTATGCGTGAACTGGCCGTCCAGTCGGGCAACGCCACCAACAGCGCCAGCGACCGCAAGGCCCTGCAGGCCGAAGTGAGCCAGCTGTCCTCGGAAATCGACCGTGTCGCCAAGACCACCACCTTCAACGGCGCCAAGATCCTCGACGGCTCCTTCGCCGGTGCGGTGTTCCAGGTCGGTGCCAACAGCGGCGACAACATCACCGTCGGCGCGCTGGCCAACGCCAAGGGCGCCGATCTCGGCACCGTGGCCTTCGCCCAGAATAGCCAGGCCAGCATCGATGCCACCACGATCACCGGCTACAACACCGAGATCGCCGCCGGCACGCTGACCATCGACGTCGGCTCCACCACCGTCAGCCTGGACAAGATCGCCGCCGCTTCGTCGGGCTCCGAGCGCCTCGGCCAGGTCGCCGCCGCGATCAACGCGAAGACCGCCGACACCGGTGTGACCGCCTTCGTGACCAAGAAGGACGACGGCACTTTCAGCCTGGAAATGCGTTCCGACGCCATGGACACCTCGGCCGCCACCCCGACGGCCACCACCGTGACCCTCGGCGGCTTCACCGCCGCCAACTCCGGCGTGACCATGACGACCCTGACGGCCGCCAGCTCGGACGACGACACCAAGGGTGTGGAAAGCATCGACATCGGCACCCAGGCCGGCGCCTGGACCGCCCTGAAGAAGATCGACGCCGCCATCGACTCGGTCAACAGCTCGCGTGCAGACCTCGGCGCCCTGCAAACCCGCTTCGAGAACGCGGTTTCCAACATCGCGATCCAGTCGGAGAACATCTCCGCCGCCCGTGGCCGTATCGTCGACGCCGACTTCGCCACGGAAACCGCCAACCTGTCGCGCTCGCAGATCCTGCAGCAGGCCGGTACCGCCATGGTGGCGCAGGCCAACCAGCTGCCGCAGGGTGTTCTCTCCCTGCTGCGCTGA
- the fliD gene encoding flagellar filament capping protein FliD — protein MASISSVGLGSGLDVKSIVSQLVALEKQPITALQTKEASIQTKISSFAQIKGLVSTFADAASKLTLDSGFNSMTVASSNASAVNATVSGVATPGNYAFSVSQLAQSQTSASGVVAAGTTMGLGSITLQVGSAAAVTVNIVDGDDTSLSGIAAKINDAGAGVTASVVTDSSGQRLVMRSNSTGAANAFTVSTSGSGPLGSLAFTTKQAAQDTLAQINGVDVTSSDRTFSQAVPGLTFTASQVTTTAADVTVTADTATTKKNIQAFVDAYNAINDLLSTQTKYDSDNKTAGDLQGDSTAVGIQNTLRSMIGSVTASGGAYNRLSDIGISVLRGGNLSVDDTKLSKALSTRDSAADVKKLFATKDAGEASNGIAVKFKALTSAMLSFDGTLNAKTDALNAEDKRNLSEQDKVTARATALEARLNAQYSALDTRMASLNSLSAYVSQQVTNWNKSSS, from the coding sequence ATGGCCAGCATCTCGTCGGTCGGTCTGGGCAGCGGCCTGGACGTCAAGTCCATCGTCAGCCAGCTCGTCGCCCTGGAAAAACAGCCGATCACCGCGCTGCAGACCAAGGAAGCATCGATCCAGACCAAGATCAGCAGCTTCGCGCAGATCAAGGGCCTGGTTTCCACCTTCGCCGACGCCGCGTCCAAGCTCACGCTCGACAGCGGCTTCAATTCCATGACCGTGGCCTCCAGCAACGCCTCGGCGGTGAACGCCACCGTCAGCGGCGTCGCCACGCCGGGCAACTACGCCTTCAGCGTCTCGCAGCTCGCCCAGTCGCAGACCAGCGCTTCGGGCGTGGTCGCCGCCGGCACCACGATGGGGCTGGGCAGCATCACCCTGCAGGTCGGCAGCGCGGCGGCCGTCACGGTGAACATCGTCGACGGCGACGACACCTCGCTCAGCGGCATCGCCGCCAAGATCAACGACGCCGGCGCCGGTGTCACCGCCTCCGTGGTGACCGATTCCAGCGGCCAGCGCCTGGTGATGCGCTCCAATTCCACGGGCGCTGCCAACGCGTTCACCGTCAGCACCAGCGGCTCCGGTCCGCTCGGCTCGCTGGCGTTCACCACCAAGCAGGCCGCCCAGGACACGCTCGCGCAGATCAACGGTGTGGACGTCACCTCGTCGGACCGCACCTTCAGCCAGGCGGTGCCGGGGCTCACCTTCACCGCCTCGCAGGTCACGACCACCGCGGCCGATGTCACCGTCACCGCCGACACCGCCACCACCAAGAAAAACATCCAGGCCTTCGTCGACGCGTACAACGCCATCAACGACCTGCTGAGCACCCAGACCAAGTACGACAGCGACAACAAGACCGCCGGCGACCTGCAGGGCGACTCCACCGCGGTGGGCATCCAGAACACGCTGCGCTCGATGATCGGCTCGGTCACCGCCAGCGGCGGCGCCTACAACCGGCTGTCGGACATCGGCATTTCGGTCTTGCGCGGCGGCAACCTGAGCGTGGACGACACCAAGCTGAGCAAGGCGCTGTCGACCCGCGACAGCGCGGCCGACGTGAAGAAGCTGTTCGCCACCAAGGACGCGGGCGAGGCCTCGAACGGCATCGCGGTGAAGTTCAAGGCGCTGACCAGCGCCATGCTGTCGTTCGACGGCACGCTCAACGCCAAGACCGACGCGCTCAATGCCGAGGACAAGCGCAACCTGTCCGAGCAGGACAAGGTGACCGCCCGTGCCACCGCCCTGGAAGCGCGCCTCAACGCCCAATACAGCGCACTCGACACCCGCATGGCCAGCCTCAATTCGCTGAGCGCCTACGTCAGCCAGCAGGTCACCAACTGGAACAAGAGCTCCAGCTAA
- a CDS encoding FkbM family methyltransferase yields MTETSLRPRLLEAFASPAPTTQDVLKDSDIVAFGPESFLASFHLSLMIAAGARVVLCVDDFTAKTEIQGVPVVRTADFIARAGGLRRPAIVDFTSYPLPQAMCRRAGEAAGVPVFTLTHLQAAYDGPAVYQTVRTMRELTLRRADDWLALANRLADDFSRETLYAALLLRLQFDRNVLRPVNLWGRDEYFGVGAQSETFVPGNAEHFVDCGAHRGTVIQKLLGATGGRYASLHAFEPDEANHAALAQLTPVALPDFHPHKFAVSDRRETLRFSETGTMASHVSAEGNVSIEAVRIDDFVEHATFVKMDVEGYEPRALRGAERLIANSRPRLAIASYHYADDLLDVVSTIDDIAEGYTIRMRQHYNYFYDSIIYASPRADWLPVDAAR; encoded by the coding sequence ATGACCGAAACCTCCCTGCGACCCCGGCTGCTGGAGGCCTTCGCCTCCCCCGCCCCCACCACGCAGGACGTGCTGAAAGACAGCGACATCGTCGCCTTCGGCCCGGAATCCTTTCTGGCCTCATTCCACCTCAGCCTGATGATCGCCGCCGGCGCGCGCGTGGTGCTGTGCGTGGACGATTTCACCGCCAAAACCGAGATCCAGGGCGTGCCGGTGGTCAGGACCGCCGATTTCATCGCCCGGGCCGGCGGCCTGCGCCGGCCGGCCATCGTCGACTTCACCTCGTACCCGCTGCCACAGGCCATGTGTCGCCGCGCGGGCGAGGCCGCCGGCGTGCCGGTTTTCACGCTCACCCACCTGCAGGCCGCGTACGACGGCCCGGCCGTCTACCAGACGGTGCGCACCATGCGCGAGCTCACCTTGCGCCGGGCCGACGACTGGCTCGCCCTGGCCAATCGCCTGGCCGACGACTTCAGCCGTGAAACGCTCTACGCGGCCCTGTTGCTGCGCCTGCAGTTCGACCGCAACGTGCTGCGCCCGGTCAACCTCTGGGGCCGCGACGAATACTTCGGCGTCGGCGCGCAGAGCGAGACCTTCGTGCCCGGCAACGCCGAACATTTCGTGGACTGCGGCGCCCATCGCGGCACCGTCATCCAGAAGCTGCTCGGCGCCACCGGCGGCCGCTACGCCAGCCTGCACGCCTTCGAGCCGGACGAAGCCAACCATGCGGCGCTGGCGCAACTCACGCCCGTGGCCCTGCCCGATTTCCACCCGCACAAGTTCGCGGTGTCCGACCGCCGCGAAACCCTGCGTTTCTCCGAAACCGGCACCATGGCCAGCCATGTATCGGCCGAGGGCAACGTGAGCATCGAAGCGGTCCGCATCGACGACTTCGTCGAGCACGCCACGTTCGTGAAGATGGATGTGGAGGGCTACGAGCCGCGTGCGCTGCGCGGCGCCGAAAGGCTCATCGCCAACAGCAGGCCGCGCCTGGCGATCGCCTCCTACCACTATGCCGACGACCTGCTCGACGTGGTCTCCACCATCGACGACATCGCCGAGGGCTACACCATCCGCATGCGGCAGCACTACAACTACTTCTACGACTCGATCATCTACGCCTCGCCCCGCGCCGACTGGCTGCCGGTCGATGCGGCGCGCTGA
- a CDS encoding flagellar protein FliT — protein MSGLLIDYYKAIEDSSRKMLDAAKAKDWEEVVRYEGACAVLIEQLHFRAQTEDLPPEHRTEKIKIMQRILRNDAEIRCLAEPWLAQFDQLMQGQPQTMH, from the coding sequence ATGTCCGGATTGCTCATCGACTACTACAAGGCCATCGAGGACAGCAGCCGCAAGATGCTGGACGCCGCCAAGGCCAAGGATTGGGAAGAAGTGGTGCGCTACGAAGGCGCCTGCGCGGTCCTGATCGAACAGCTTCACTTCCGTGCGCAGACCGAGGATCTCCCTCCGGAGCACCGCACCGAGAAGATCAAGATCATGCAGCGCATCCTGCGCAACGACGCCGAGATCCGCTGCCTGGCCGAACCCTGGCTGGCGCAGTTCGATCAGCTGATGCAGGGTCAACCCCAGACGATGCACTGA
- the fliS gene encoding flagellar export chaperone FliS: MFSPASARAASSYRKASIDGASPYQLINILFERTLQSLRAARISLEQGDTTAKCQHIGMAVRYIEEGLKLGLNPDRSDELANRLSGLYDYCVRRLTLANLRSDDEPIAEVLHLVEEIAGGWRGIAGEAQQVRPAASFPFAPVGA; the protein is encoded by the coding sequence ATGTTTTCCCCCGCCAGCGCCCGCGCCGCCTCCAGTTACCGTAAAGCCAGCATCGATGGCGCCAGCCCCTACCAGCTGATCAACATCCTGTTCGAACGCACCCTGCAATCGCTGCGTGCAGCCCGCATCAGCCTCGAACAGGGCGACACCACCGCCAAGTGCCAGCACATCGGCATGGCCGTGCGCTACATCGAGGAAGGCCTGAAGCTGGGCCTGAACCCGGACCGCAGCGACGAGCTGGCCAATCGGCTCAGCGGTCTCTACGATTACTGCGTGCGCCGCCTGACGCTGGCCAACCTGCGCAGCGACGACGAACCCATCGCCGAAGTCCTGCACCTGGTCGAAGAGATCGCCGGTGGCTGGCGCGGCATCGCCGGCGAGGCCCAGCAGGTCCGCCCGGCGGCATCTTTCCCCTTTGCCCCCGTGGGAGCCTGA
- a CDS encoding IS3 family transposase (programmed frameshift), protein MESGIKRTQRDYTLAFKLAVVAQVEKGELTYKQAQMRYGIQGRSTVLVWLRKHGRQSWGVAASSAAMPLNKTASSLTPEQQIKALQVQLRLAQEKAQLFEAVVDVLKKDYGVRIKKAFGQVLAQKLVQGLSVSRACQHMGMSRQAFYQASSRQARRTEQAHVVVQLVRDQRMRQPRVGTRKLHCMLRQPLQDQGIRLGRDALFDVLRNAGLLVTPRRAYHKTTDSHHRFRRHPNLLKAGPQQIHATGSEQVWVADITYLPTAGKFVYLSLITDMYSRKIVGWHVHASLQTEEVAQAMKIALRSRQTRQALVHHSDRGIQYCSTYYQELHRRHGVTCSMTDGYDCYQNALAERVNGILKMEFLLNRPADLRQARRVVEQSVQIYNHERLHTSLKMQTPDAVHRASLAG, encoded by the exons ATGGAATCAGGGATCAAGCGCACGCAGCGTGACTACACGCTGGCTTTTAAGCTGGCAGTTGTCGCGCAGGTAGAAAAAGGCGAGTTGACATACAAGCAGGCTCAGATGCGGTACGGCATTCAGGGCCGCAGCACGGTGCTGGTGTGGTTGCGCAAGCATGGTCGCCAGAGTTGGGGCGTGGCGGCATCATCGGCAGCCATGCCGTTAAACAAGACCGCCTCATCGCTCACACCCGAGCAGCAGATCAAAGCCTTGCAGGTCCAGCTCCGGCTGGCTCAGGAGAAGGCGCAGCTCTTTGAAGCCGTGGTCGACGTGCTCAAGAAGGACTACGGGGTGCGCATC AAAAAAGCCTTTGGGCAAGTCCTCGCGCAAAAGCTCGTCCAAGGACTGAGCGTGAGCAGGGCTTGCCAACACATGGGCATGAGCCGACAGGCCTTCTACCAAGCCAGCAGCCGCCAGGCGCGGCGTACCGAGCAGGCACACGTTGTCGTGCAACTCGTGCGCGACCAGCGCATGCGCCAGCCACGCGTAGGCACGCGCAAGCTCCACTGCATGTTGCGCCAGCCGCTGCAGGACCAGGGCATCCGCCTGGGCCGTGACGCGCTCTTCGATGTGCTGCGTAATGCTGGCTTGCTTGTGACGCCCAGGCGGGCGTACCACAAGACCACCGACAGCCATCATCGCTTCCGGCGGCATCCGAACCTGCTCAAGGCGGGGCCGCAGCAAATCCATGCCACCGGCAGCGAGCAGGTATGGGTGGCCGACATCACCTATTTACCGACCGCTGGCAAGTTCGTCTACCTGAGCCTGATCACCGACATGTACTCCCGCAAGATCGTCGGCTGGCACGTGCATGCAAGCCTGCAGACAGAGGAGGTGGCCCAGGCGATGAAGATCGCCTTGCGGTCGCGCCAGACACGACAGGCCCTGGTCCACCACAGTGATCGAGGCATCCAGTACTGCTCGACCTATTACCAGGAGCTGCACCGACGCCATGGCGTCACCTGCTCGATGACCGATGGCTACGACTGCTACCAGAATGCTCTGGCCGAGCGCGTCAACGGCATTCTCAAAATGGAGTTTTTACTGAACCGCCCGGCCGATCTGCGCCAGGCGCGCCGCGTGGTCGAGCAGTCGGTGCAGATCTACAACCACGAGCGACTGCATACGTCGCTGAAAATGCAAACGCCCGATGCAGTGCACCGGGCGTCGCTGGCCGGCTGA
- a CDS encoding NeuD/PglB/VioB family sugar acetyltransferase yields MRNLLIVGAGGFGREVLTYIEDDNPLFRPKGFLDSRTGALDATPRSIGIVGDPLSYVPVEGDVFMAALGDPRARFDYTRPLREIHQVDFATVVHPQAHVTRHARIGRGCIVAPRAGISVDVQIGDFSCIQEYAVIGHDARIGDFCQINSHCTIAGGARIGDFVTVHPNSVITSGAVVGDGATVGAGSVVVGRVPPGVTVLGNPARRFEFR; encoded by the coding sequence ATGCGCAACCTGCTGATCGTGGGCGCCGGCGGCTTCGGCCGCGAAGTCCTCACCTATATCGAGGACGACAACCCGCTGTTTCGCCCCAAGGGCTTTCTCGACTCGCGTACCGGCGCGCTCGACGCCACGCCGCGCTCCATCGGCATCGTCGGCGACCCGCTGAGCTATGTGCCGGTGGAAGGCGACGTGTTCATGGCCGCCCTGGGCGACCCGCGTGCACGTTTCGACTACACCCGGCCGCTGCGCGAAATCCACCAGGTCGACTTCGCCACCGTCGTGCATCCGCAGGCGCACGTCACCCGCCATGCGCGCATCGGCCGTGGCTGCATCGTCGCGCCGCGTGCCGGCATTTCGGTGGACGTGCAGATCGGCGACTTCAGCTGCATCCAGGAATACGCGGTGATCGGCCACGACGCGCGCATCGGCGATTTCTGCCAGATCAACAGCCACTGCACCATTGCCGGCGGCGCCCGCATCGGCGACTTCGTCACGGTGCATCCCAACTCGGTCATCACCTCGGGCGCGGTCGTCGGCGACGGCGCCACCGTGGGCGCCGGCAGCGTGGTCGTCGGCCGCGTGCCGCCGGGCGTCACCGTGCTGGGCAACCCGGCGCGGCGATTCGAATTCCGTTAG